A part of Arachis hypogaea cultivar Tifrunner chromosome 12, arahy.Tifrunner.gnm2.J5K5, whole genome shotgun sequence genomic DNA contains:
- the LOC140176682 gene encoding uncharacterized protein: MAARNQTKDLKCATHLLSDKFRNMTEEKKAIVRDLGFGGLMHVPPLRVDHQLLRELANNFKLGENRLKTGYGSFQITPKTIGDALGINATGNLFPEKVEYKQLSDDDKIIYRRFQGKTLKNLTDEMMEIGVGSEEERLMFKRIFILYIQMAFLLPTTINKISPVHLAPIFKMDGISERNWGGGMF, encoded by the exons atggcagcaagaaaccaaacgAAAGACCTGAAatgtgccacacatctcctgagtgataagttcagaaacatgactgaggagaagaaggcaaTTGTCAGGGATCTCGGATTTGGTGGGTTGATGCACGTCCCACCTctaagggtggatcaccaactcttaagggaactggcaaacaacttcaaacttggggagaacagactgaagacaggatatggttctttccaaataacaccaaagacaataggtgatgcgcttggcatcaatgcaacag gaaatctgtttcctgagaaagttgagtataagcaactttctgatgatgacaaaataatttatagaagattccagggtaagaccctcaaaaatcttaccgatgaaatgatggaaatAGGCGTTGGCAgcgaagaggaacgcctgatgttcaagaggatattcatcctctacatacagatggcgttccttttgccaacgacgataaacaaaatatcgcccgtgcacctcgccccaatttttaagatggacggcatatcggagagaaactggggggggggcatgttttga